Genomic window (Rosa chinensis cultivar Old Blush chromosome 6, RchiOBHm-V2, whole genome shotgun sequence):
GCGAAATTACAGTTCCTGGGTTTGAACGCTCAGACTTCCATGTTGATCAGGTAATGACTCTTTACTTTATCACATTCTTTCTAATTTAGTTTCAATTAGTTAACACATTGTTCCGGTTCTAATTTTAATACTATTGGAGTGGCTGTTACTCCTCTAGTGCTGAAACCAGCAAATGCTGTTTCCTTAACAGGCTTTTCAATTCTCCAGGTATTCATACCCAGTAAGGATGGCACTCAGATACCTATATTTGTTGTGGCCAGAAAGAACATTATTTTGGATGGATCACACCCTTGTTTGTTATACGGATATGGTGGATTTAACATTAGTCTTACACCATCATTCAGCGTTAGTCGCATGGTACTTACAAGACATTTAGGTGTTGTTTACTGCCTAGCAAATATCCGTGGGGGTGGAGAGTATGGAGAGGAATGGCATAAGGCTGGCTCCCTATCAAAAAAGCAAAATTGCTTTGATGACTTCATTTCTGCTGGTGAATACCTTGTATCTGCTGGTTACACCCAACCTAGCAAGTTGTGCATAGAAGGTGGAAGTAATGGGGGGCTTCTTATCGGGGCTTGCATAAATCAGGTGTGGTTTTTTACTTTTAGAAAATGTTTACTATCTTAAACTGCAGCGAGTGTTGCATagatgaaatttaaaaaaatgtgCTTTGTTGCAGAGGCCTGATCTTTTTGGTTGTGCACTTGCTCATGTTGGTGTAATGGACATGCTGAGGTTCCACAAGTTTACCATAGGTTAGTTTCTTTCTTTGGGCCCACCCtgagttttttcttcagaaaaaaaaagggcagaTGTGTGATTTCTAAGAGCTCTGCAGGTCATGCATGGACTTCTGATTATGGATGTTCTGACAAGGAGGAAGAATTCCGTTGGCTAATTAAGTAAGTGTtgtattaattttaattacctTGCATTTCAAGATCTGATTGGAACATCTCATTGTGGTGGTTATGCCAAGGTTTAAACCTTTGTACTAGTCTTTCCCTTTCTTGGTATGCCCTTCATCTTGTGCTTAGATATATGGCATAGCTCTGACCCCCAAATCTTCTTAGAACTCCATAACACGTATTCTCTCCTGATGTTCAACATAAGATGGATTGCATATTGCCTCTCAATCTTTTCAATGTTCAACATAAGGGTGCATATTGTCACACCCTTCTCTGCATTTCTTTGGGATGCAAGCTTCTATGGTTCTTTTTGCTTATTGCTCCTTCCTTCCCGTTACTTTCAGGTACTCGCCTCTACACAACGTCAGGAGACCATGGGAACAACATCCAAACCAATGTCAGCAGTACCCACCTACCATGCTATTGACTGCAGATCATGATGACCGAGTTGTCCCATTACACTCGTTGAAGTTATTGGCGGTTAGTCTCTTATTTGCATGGAAGTCGTAAGACAACTGAATCATTTTCTTGCTGTGTCGTATCATTTGTGAACCATGCAGCCTAAGAAGGCTTGATCGTCATTTTTGtgtcttttcttctttgtttcttttttcaatgCAGCATCATTTTGTAGTGATTAATgagctatttttattttcagacATTGCAATATGTGTTAATTACAAGTTTGGAGAAAAGTCCACAGATCAATCCAATTATTGGACGCATTGAATGCAAGGCAGGGCATGGAGCTGGACGTCCAACACAGAAAATGGTGaatatttattatgtttgtATTAACTATGAATGTCATTTTATTAATACCTGGGTTTTTTTACTGCAGATTGATGAAGCTGCTGACCGGTTTAGTTTCATGGCTAAGATGTTGGGTGCATCATGGATAGAATAAAGAGGTTGAGTATATGGATATGGTCAATTTTCATGGTTATTAACTGAGTATAATGGGTTGGGTAGCCCGGCAGTCCAAGGTATCCTGGTTAGCTCAGTGCAGGCCATTTTTAGCTTTATAGCTACGCAGTACGCACAGTTTGCGACTTTGCGAgccttttttttgggtaaaatggtACATTTTGCAAGCCCTCTGTGGCTGcctttttcctttcttcctcCAGTTTTGTTAAATTATAAGTTTTAAGTTTGTACCCAATATAAGTGTTTAGTTTGTACCCAAAAGCTGAAACTAGCTTGTGCAAAATAAACTCAGAATCATGCCTATATGTGTAGCCGTGGAACTTAAACTAAGCCCAGATTGCACTGTTCCATGAAAAATCCAGTATTAGCCCGTTAACTAAAGATGTGGGTTTGAAGCCCGTTAATGGAGAATTGAGGCCCATTAAATAAATTTGTGGGCTTCAGGCCTGTCAAATATACAGTAAGCTTTTAGCCCGTTAACTAAATAAGCTCCTTGAGGCCAGTTAAATATAAGTGGGCCTGATGATTGTAAAGCCTGTTAACTAAAAACGTGGCATGAGGCCTATAAAGCCCTAGAACTAAAAAGTGACCCGCTAGGGATGAGGCCCGTTAACTAAAATAGTGGGTCTGAGGCCCGTTAACTAAATGTAGGCAGCGGGGCCCTGAGAATTAATACTTGGGCCTGAAGCCTAATTAGACTGAACCAAACAGTCAGCCTGCGGCCCGTTATGTCCTCCAACATGGGTCTGAGCCAGAGGCCCGTCATGTCCTTAAACAAAACCTTGGGATCGAGGCCCGTTAAAATCCAAACGTAAGAATGAGGGCCGTTAACCAAATTACTGGGCCCGAAGCCCGTTATTCAATATACTGACAGAATGCTGGGCCTAAGGCCCGTTTATCAAAATACTGTTACTGAGGCCCGTTAATTAAAATACAGTGTCTGAGGTCCACCGTTAACCAAAACCTGCGCCAGATGCCTGTTAACTACAAAACTAAAAGCCTGGGCTTCAGGGCAGTTTATCTAAAACCTGGGCTGCAGGCCCATTAACCAAAACCTTGACAAAAACACTAGGCTTTAGTGATGCCTTTGTGCCATGCATCTAGTTAAAAGATTGTTtctggctaaaaaaaaaaacaaaagaaattgttTCAGCCTAAGTTATACATGGAAGTCAACCAAAAACATGTCGAGAATGATTTCCTCTGCATAAAGTTCCACTGATTCATGTGTCCTAAAGCTCCAGCTTCAGCAGTGTTTTCACTAAGAACGATTCCTGCAAGGGCAAAACTCAGTTTTCAAGCTgtacataaaaaaatttaaatataatATATGACAAAAATAATACAGGTGAAGCTATAAACCTCATTCAGTGAGAAAACAATCCATTTTAACATCCGTTACGTCAAGTCGCAGTATCTCTGCTCTAGTACCAAGAATTGATCCAAAGCTGCAAAAGACAGCCTCGTCAAATTCACTATAAATGCAGTCAATGTGTGAATATTCCACTCTAGCTTTCGATGAATCCCCCCATGAACATTCGTAACTGACTCATAACAAACTTGCTCTACAAACTTTTTGCAGATTGATTCTTCAGCAAGAGAATAACTTCAATGAGACTTCTATAAGCCATAGGGGAGAGAGAAGACGTATGGAATACAGAACCACACCCTGGAAAATTTTCTCTAAGGATCCATAGAGAATTAGACTAGGAACAAATGTTACATAGTTGCACATTTTGTACGAGACAGTAATCCAACCCCTCAAACTCAAGGTGACAAAAGAATTAAATTATACCTAGGTTGGGTGCGTCCAAGATCCCCATGAACAAATTCCTTGATATATGTTCCAGCCTGTATGCAGAGAGATGCATAAGTTATTTTTTAATTCATCAAGAATTTTGGCACTTGATTTTCCATTTAAATTAGAGTGGTCTGTGTGGGGGCACCACTATCCACTTTTAAAGCACAAAGAGTTAAATCATAGTAGTCGATTGCCGAAATTTCAAATACATAAATAAGTTGAATTCTGTTCAAAATATTCATAAAAATGGTCCTCTAAATTATTCAACCCTACTTCAGGAAGCTGAATAAAAATGCTAACAGGCAGAAGAGTtgacgaaaatgttcacctggtcagttattgacaaagaaaataatgctcaaccaccattggatgtaaatccaagggcagagagaattattagtaagttgaggtgttttgttttccacctttggatgtaaatctaagggttgttgagcataatttttttggtcagaaactgaccaggtgaacaccactggaAGAGTTGATATAAAAACCGTGAAAAACCGAATAGGAGGGTTTAATTGCAATTCCCTCAATCAACTTTTTGATATTTTAAAACAAAGCACTATATGTATTGAAAAATAGGAATGAAAGGATTCATTGCCTATGGGTTCTCTTCAAGACTTATTCCAAATTTAAGGTCAATCAATTTCATTGCTTCGAATTATATTTTCATGATAATAAGCTGTAAAATTTACCTGGGTACATAGGTGCAGAAGAAAATACTGAGAACTTCCAACAATCCTCTCAATTCTCATCCTATATTGGACAGcaaagagataaaaccctaattAATTTCCGATAACTGAAAGCGTCTAATAATTGTTGTTCCACAAAATTTGAATGATCCACTAACCAATGTATAATCTTTTCACGTTCCAATGGACTGCGGCGGTGAAGCACCCTGATTGGAGTCCTTTGCAGAATACACTGAgcaatataaatacatatctCACAGTATTcaaattaacaaaaagaaaGCCTCAGAAGAAAAACTACTATTATTTGCAAAACAAGACTCCCTCAATCGTATATAGTAAGTAGAGTAAATATTAAAAACTGACCAAAATGTGTTAACAAAAGCATCATATGACAActaaattattctgatttttctttgtttagactTTCATTTCCACTTAGTCCCATATGAGGTCTGCTTGACTTGTGAGACATGTGAAAGACAACACGAAACTGCAAATATATCTTGGTTATTTCATGATGTCCAGTTATCCATTATTAGTTGACATGATGTGGAATTAGCTTCTGTGGCTCTTTTATACATCCATGTACGTACGCAAGGTCATCTAAACATATATGGTTTACATGCCAAGTATGAAACTGATAAAAATTCTTAATCCATACAAAATGCAATCACTGACTTTCCACAAAATTTTATTGATGAAGACTGTCATGTCAAGCTCTCAAGTGTAAGATAACCAAAtaggaaaagaaaacaactaTGAGGCTTATTCAACAGCTCACCATGTCCTTAATTGAAGATATAGACTGCAAGTCTTCATCCTTGAGAATGCGAGAAGTCCACACAAGTGCAGTGTATTGCTTCTGCATGAAAGTACAAAACAGTGGGACAATAGGCCATCAAATCATGGTCTGGTTTGAACAAGGCAATTCAGAGATCCATGCATATTAATCATGATACAGACCAACAGATCAGAAATTTCATCACAACACAGAAGATAGGGGGAGTCAAGgtaagtaaaagaaaagaaaaacctgTTTCTCTGCTTCTCCTTCACGCATGAGATCCCATGATTGACTGCCCACCAGTTTCAGATTTTTCACACCAACCTGCTTCCATAACGTGCTCTTTTGTAATTGTTCATTGACAGCAAGAGACAACACTATTAAGTAGGCAGTGAGCTTACcaatttattttgtaaattatTTATCTTTGTTTGCAGATCTTTTACAGACTCCTGCGATGGGACATAGCGTGCATTTTGTACCTCAACCAGGAAAGGCCTTCCGGAACCCAACATCCGAACCTAAACAGATTCTtatataatttagaatttcatttACTAAATCCAAAGCACAGTAAAGAAGATCTCCATTACATCAATATCTTCTCTGCCCGCAGCATGAAATTTGTACTTGTCACCACGACATATAGGAAGAATGTTGCTACCCATTATTTCCTACAAAGAATACCACAATCACTGTCAGAATTTCACCCAGTGTTTccagaagaaaaagcaaaaaattgCAATGATTATAGCCAATATTCTGACTGCGAATTACCTCAACAGATGCTTCTCCCATTCTTTCATCATCAATAATCCAACAGCTTTGACTTACATTTCTCGAGTACTGAATCACAGAGAATTATTAGCTAGTCCACATGACAAGTTGAGCCAAACATTTCAAGTTCACGAACAACCATTTTTCACACACAACCAAACAGACACTTCAGTTACTCCTTGatatgaaagagagagaaagaaccCTTTGAACAAAATAATCTGAAAAATAATCCTTACATCTTCATGGCATCCCCAAATCAGTGAATACGGTTCATGCTCTCATGGAAAACCAAGAAAAACTTGAAAGGAACAAATATAATAAATATGAGATCTGTATTGCAAAGCTAAGGAGGTTCAAATCTCAACACCACTCTAAAGCTCACGTTTGAATATGCTTAAATAAGTAACAACTAGTGGAAACGATTACAATTAGCTTACCTTTAGGTATCTCCCACCAAAGTATATTTGTGTCCGGTAACAGAGGAACTCCAAACAGCAAGGTTCATTGGTCTAGAAAGGATGAAAAGCTAAGTGGAATTAGAATCAACAACATAACAGATTCAGCAAACAATCTTAAGGTACTTGTAACGAATTAAAAAGACAAGCATCAGTCAATTAGAACTACACAACAGATTTAGAAAACACTGCATATAAAACTTGAAGTACAAAAAGACAAGCATCAATCAATATGAACAACAATCTGCTGTGCAAAAGACAACACTTGATACTGAAAAGGGCAACTCATTACATGTATGCAAAGTATATCCAAACAAAAATGCTTAGCAATTTCATAGCTGAAGATAATAATGGTATCCCACAAATAAAGTTATTTATCATTATGCCTCCCACTCCCCACAACAGAAAATACAATAGTCATTGGATCATTGCAAAGAAAAGGTGAAATGAGACCAAaagaaatttcaacaaaataCCTGCTCCAGACGTAACTTCAGACATTTCGACAATTCAATAGCTTGCAGACTCCCAGCTTCACTTGTTGAAAATCCAGAGCGTTTAATGTCATCACCTCTTGTGTCCAAACCATTATGTGTGCCTGTAATATGTAACAGTTAATGAGGCACATCAGCTATCAGGCTGTTTACAAGAATTTGGAATTGGATAGGGTTAAGGTTAACCACTAGGAGAGAGGGTCAATGTCAATGTGATACTGATATCAGTATGCAGGGATGGTGGACTGACAATATATGCACAGATGTGACACCAAAAGAAGATTTGCCTCACTTGATTTTGGTGTAACAATTAGAATTTCAAAAGGGAGAGAATGATAACACATAAATAATGAGCTGTGGGGAATCCCACTATGTGATTATACCTTTTCTTACAGTTACTTAAATGCAAAAGCTGTTATACCAAGGTTCACTTAGGTAGTTAGGTTCTATTCTATACACTACGTATATCCCAAACTTGATATTAACCAAGATTCTTGCACTCAAATTGTACGAAGATGCAGaatgagaaggagagagggacCCTTAAAACATGCAATCTAGGGAATGCTATCCTAGCATATAGGTGTCAAACAGTACTTAAATTCTACTTCTTTAAAATAGTTAGAGACAGGAACAAGCGTTGGTAGTATAACATGAACGTgcctgtttttcttcttttgctgcCGTGGCACCCCTCAACAGAATTCTCAACTGTTTTTGATGATATAGGGTATGTGTACGTCAAACGAATGCGGAAAGTGCCTATGCTTGATTTGCAATCCTGCAAAACTTCAATTTATAGTAGATCAGTGACATGTTTAAAATTGACATACAGATGAATCATATGTACTTAATCGTTCTCAATGAAATTCTTACTTATATAATTATCTCATATAGATGATACCGCAAATCAAATCAGGAAGGAGAATCACTGCATACCAGCTTTGTTTCTAGGGTTTCAGTAAGAGAAATTTTCAAAGCATCTTTTGCAGAAATGCATTCAGGCAGTGACCTTTCTTGAAACCAATGTTCAGATTCATACTTTGTTTTCATATGATCCCTACACAAGAAATGCAAAATTAAAACAACCACAATACAAAATTTGTACACCAGCTCAAAGAAACGTAAATTTCAACTGAACAGAAAACTAGCTTTACTTAGAATGTAATTATAGAAATGCTTTATCACATAGCATAAAATGCAATCCTTACCAAACAATGCGTTCGTTTTCCAGGATAACTGGTGGTATAGACACTTCAAGAGAAAAACCGTCAATCTCAAATCCCTGTTCCCTAATCAGGTCGGAAATGTAACCAGCCAACCCATCCGCACTCTCCTTTCTCACCACCTTCTTATCCTTATCCTCACAATAAGTAAACTGCAAGATTCCTAAACAAAGCCTACAAACCACCGGCTCTCTTAAACTACTGTGGTTGTCCAAATCGGTTGAATCCGAAAAAACTGAGCTCAGCGTGGATGGTGATAGAGGAGACCGATAATGCACGCTCTCTCTGACCCCAAACAACCGCAAAATGCATCTGGTGCATACCTACGAGAAAATAATACTCAAAATTTCAAGCACATTTAAACAATCCATCCACATCTACTATCAATACTAGCCTCCGCAATATGGATGTAGTAGGATTAAGATTATCCAGTACGCACTAGACAGTAAAACCACTCCACTCTATAAACTTCATACATagtgaaaccctaaccctaagcGTCGATCTTAAAATAAACAAACCGAATTCGAATCCATTCCATAAATTTCAGATGTACTGAAACCCTCAGCGATGCTCGAATCAACAAAACCTAGATGAAGAAATAAGGCGAAACGCAAAAGGTGCGAGGTTAAAGAAGCTCACCCCTATTGAGAATAACTCAATCACGGCGTGGCTGGGCAGAGCTCGAACGACGTCGTAGAGTGCCCCCACATCGTCGCCATTGACGGTCGCCGGAGAAGCCTTTGCAATTTCTGTTGCCATATCGAGAAGTGCTGAGTTCGGTCAGTTTATGAGGATCGAGGAAGTCCTCGAGGTTTTTAGTTCTGTTTAAGGGTTTTATGGCTTTATACGGTGACTCCAAACGCTGCGTTTTAGTGTTTAAGCTTGGAATTTcgtaaaaagaaaacaatttggATGAAATTTTTGAGTTCGGTCACAAGTAGGGCTGGGCATCCAAAACCGAAATCCCGGTCCCGTCCCGAAACCGTCCCCAAATCCCCCGGTACGGGCCGggatcaaaatctgaaatttactatttgggcCCGTCCCGTAGAAACGGGCCCGGTTCCGGTACTAGCCCAGTCGATCCCGGTtgatcccgtcccgtcccgtttaaattaattatttaattatttatattacttggttgattttgattggGTAGTTTATGTGAGAACACAGAGCAATGACCACACCCGATCAAAACATTTTGACCTAAACTAAACGGCCAAGGCCCTAACTCCCTAAGCCGCAACGAACTAACGAAGGGATCCCCAGTTCTAAGCTCTCTTCTCCCTCC
Coding sequences:
- the LOC112169562 gene encoding tRNA pseudouridine synthase Pus10 isoform X2 — encoded protein: MATEIAKASPATVNGDDVGALYDVVRALPSHAVIELFSIGVCTRCILRLFGVRESVHYRSPLSPSTLSSVFSDSTDLDNHSSLREPVVCRLCLGILQFTYCEDKDKKVVRKESADGLAGYISDLIREQGFEIDGFSLEVSIPPVILENERIVWDHMKTKYESEHWFQERSLPECISAKDALKISLTETLETKLDCKSSIGTFRIRLTYTYPISSKTVENSVEGCHGSKRRKTGTHNGLDTRGDDIKRSGFSTSEAGSLQAIELSKCLKLRLEQTNEPCCLEFLCYRTQIYFGGRYLKYSRNVSQSCWIIDDERMGEASVEEIMGSNILPICRGDKYKFHAAGREDIDVRMLGSGRPFLVEVQNARYVPSQESVKDLQTKINNLQNKLVGVKNLKLVGSQSWDLMREGEAEKQKQYTALVWTSRILKDEDLQSISSIKDMCILQRTPIRVLHRRSPLEREKIIHWMRIERIVGSSQYFLLHLCTQAGTYIKEFVHGDLGRTQPSFGSILGTRAEILRLDVTDVKMDCFLTE
- the LOC112169562 gene encoding tRNA pseudouridine synthase Pus10 isoform X1, encoding MATEIAKASPATVNGDDVGALYDVVRALPSHAVIELFSIGVCTRCILRLFGVRESVHYRSPLSPSTLSSVFSDSTDLDNHSSLREPVVCRLCLGILQFTYCEDKDKKVVRKESADGLAGYISDLIREQGFEIDGFSLEVSIPPVILENERIVWDHMKTKYESEHWFQERSLPECISAKDALKISLTETLETKLDCKSSIGTFRIRLTYTYPISSKTVENSVEGCHGSKRRKTGTHNGLDTRGDDIKRSGFSTSEAGSLQAIELSKCLKLRLEQTNEPCCLEFLCYRTQIYFGGRYLKYSRNVSQSCWIIDDERMGEASVEEIMGSNILPICRGDKYKFHAAGREDIDVRMLGSGRPFLVEVQNARYVPSQESVKDLQTKINNLQNKLVGVKNLKLVGSQSWDLMREGEAEKQKQYTALVWTSRILKDEDLQSISSIKDMCILQRTPIRVLHRRSPLEREKIIHWMRIERIVGSSQYFLLHLCTQAGTYIKEFVHGDLGRTQPRENFPGCGSVFHTSSLSPMAYRSLIEVILLLKNQSAKSL